From a single Fusobacterium sp. IOR10 genomic region:
- a CDS encoding tRNA1(Val) (adenine(37)-N6)-methyltransferase, whose product MIKLNENEVINNLLNKNLKIVQRPDYFNFSLDSLLVSNFISLGKKINKIVDLGTGNGAIPLFLSERTKGTIKGIEIQKVSADLAKKNIKINNLENRIEIINDNMKNWKNYFKHGSQDAVISNPPFFKFNGNEEFLNDLDQLTLARHEITINLEEIIEIASCLLKDKGYFAMVHRPDRLLEIIDIMRKYKITPKKIRFCHTKLDKQSKILLIEGVKFGAENMKILPPLIAHDNDGKYSKEVLNMFQPVKLEKNE is encoded by the coding sequence ATGATAAAATTAAATGAAAACGAAGTTATAAATAATCTTTTAAATAAAAATCTAAAAATAGTTCAAAGACCTGATTATTTTAATTTTTCCTTGGATTCCTTGTTAGTCTCTAATTTTATATCTTTAGGAAAAAAAATTAATAAAATTGTTGATTTGGGAACTGGAAATGGAGCTATACCCTTATTTTTATCTGAAAGAACAAAGGGAACAATAAAAGGAATTGAAATACAAAAGGTTTCAGCTGATTTAGCTAAAAAGAATATAAAAATTAATAATTTGGAAAATAGAATAGAAATTATAAATGACAATATGAAAAATTGGAAAAATTATTTTAAGCATGGATCTCAAGATGCAGTTATTTCCAATCCACCTTTTTTTAAATTTAATGGAAATGAGGAATTTTTAAATGATTTAGACCAGTTAACTTTAGCAAGGCATGAGATTACAATAAACTTAGAAGAAATAATTGAAATAGCCTCTTGCTTGTTAAAGGATAAGGGATATTTTGCAATGGTTCATAGACCTGATAGACTTTTAGAAATAATAGATATAATGAGAAAATATAAGATAACACCTAAGAAAATAAGATTTTGTCATACTAAATTAGATAAGCAAAGTAAAATTTTATTAATTGAAGGGGTTAAATTTGGTGCAGAAAATATGAAGATTTTACCTCCTTTAATAGCCCATGACAATGATGGGAAATATTCAAAGGAAGTACTTAATATGTTTCAACCAGTGAAGCTTGAAAAAAACGAATAG